In Cryptomeria japonica chromosome 10, Sugi_1.0, whole genome shotgun sequence, a genomic segment contains:
- the LOC131859600 gene encoding uncharacterized protein LOC131859600, translated as MKRMNLCIFNHLKLKVLVFRVSQFWYRWKARMKRMKVAMQRLSEEESLPSYDDIQPLETQGHFFVFLFSFAGFFIYSTHRQSLSPWDVGIFSFSFLVLLASSFTQLIVNLCLLGMWVFFHFPF; from the exons ATGAAGCGAATGAATCTCTGCATATTCAACCACTTGAAACTCAAG GTCCTTGTTTTTAGAGTCTCTCAATTTTGGTATAGATGGAAGGCTAGGATGAAGCGAATGAAGGTGGCCATGCAGAGATTATCAGAGGAGGAGTCCTTGCCTTCATACGATGATATTCAACCACTTGAAACTCAAG GGCATTTTTTCGTTTTCCTTTTTAGTTTTGCTGGCTTCTTCATTTACTCAACTCATCGTCAATCTCTGTCTCCTTGGGATGTG GGCATTTTTTCGTTTTCCTTTTTAGTTTTGCTGGCTTCTTCATTTACTCAACTCATCGTCAATCTCTGTCTCCTTGGGATGTG GGtattttttcattttcctttttag